Proteins from a single region of Pseudomonas quebecensis:
- a CDS encoding MetQ/NlpA family ABC transporter substrate-binding protein, with product MKKVLLFTALAAALTASFAQANEKLVVAATPIPHAEILELVKPTLAKEGVDLEIKVFTDYVQPNVQVAEKRLDANYFQTLPYLENFNKGKGTNLVTVVGVHVEPFGGYSKKIKKIEDLKDGATVAIPNEGSNSGRALLLLQKAGVITLKDPTNALATPKDIASNPKHLKFKELESALLPRVLDQVDLDLINTNYALEAGLNPAKDALIIEDAKSPYVNFLVARPDNKDSDAIQKLSKALTSPEVKAFIEKKYNGAVVPAF from the coding sequence ATGAAAAAGGTTCTGTTGTTTACCGCATTGGCCGCTGCCCTGACTGCCAGCTTCGCCCAGGCCAACGAGAAACTGGTGGTGGCCGCCACCCCGATCCCGCATGCCGAGATCCTCGAGCTGGTCAAGCCAACCCTGGCCAAAGAAGGCGTGGACCTGGAAATCAAAGTATTCACCGACTATGTACAGCCCAACGTGCAAGTCGCTGAAAAGCGCCTGGACGCCAACTACTTCCAGACCCTGCCGTACCTGGAAAACTTCAACAAGGGCAAGGGCACCAACCTGGTGACCGTGGTGGGCGTGCACGTTGAACCGTTCGGCGGTTATTCGAAAAAAATCAAGAAAATTGAAGACCTGAAAGACGGCGCCACCGTGGCCATCCCGAACGAAGGCTCCAACAGCGGCCGCGCCCTGTTGCTGCTGCAGAAAGCCGGTGTGATCACCCTCAAAGACCCGACCAACGCCCTGGCCACGCCCAAAGACATCGCCAGCAACCCGAAACACCTCAAATTCAAAGAGCTGGAGTCGGCACTGCTGCCCCGCGTGCTGGACCAGGTCGACCTGGACCTGATCAACACCAACTACGCGCTGGAAGCCGGCCTGAACCCGGCCAAGGATGCGCTGATCATCGAAGACGCCAAGTCGCCTTACGTAAACTTCCTGGTGGCTCGCCCGGACAACAAGGACAGCGACGCTATCCAGAAACTGTCCAAGGCCCTGACCAGCCCGGAAGTCAAAGCCTTCATCGAGAAGAAGTACAACGGCGCGGTTGTGCCGGCGTTCTGA
- a CDS encoding sigma 54-interacting transcriptional regulator, with protein MSLHETFGQPLLTFPDAEKSPLSIRAKALVFVDPRSRKLREELETLAPRALPVLIRGETGSGKELLARHIHRGSDRTGLFVSVNCGAISPTYADAELFGYAAGSHSGTASSRAGWFGSANGGTLYLDEIGDLPLPIQVKLLAALENHEVTRVGAQQPSPVDVRLVAATSIDLAQAVAAGKFHERLFHYLSEGRLDLPALRERVGDILSLAEYFLGIYSQRLDLPVPLISEAAQRVLERHSWPGNTRELENVIHFALLVSSGDEILPEHLNLPAAGSPLEQVRRIYAQASPAEQETLRRFLHEQNGIST; from the coding sequence ATGAGTCTGCATGAAACCTTCGGTCAGCCACTGCTGACCTTCCCCGACGCGGAAAAAAGCCCGCTGAGCATCCGCGCCAAGGCGCTGGTGTTTGTCGACCCGCGCTCGCGCAAGCTGCGCGAAGAGCTGGAAACCCTCGCGCCGCGCGCTTTGCCCGTGCTGATTCGCGGTGAGACCGGCAGCGGTAAAGAGCTGTTGGCGCGGCATATCCACCGTGGCAGTGACCGTACGGGCTTGTTCGTCTCGGTCAATTGCGGCGCCATCAGCCCCACCTACGCCGACGCCGAATTGTTCGGCTACGCCGCCGGCAGCCACAGCGGCACCGCCAGCAGCCGCGCCGGCTGGTTTGGTTCGGCCAATGGCGGCACCTTGTACCTGGATGAGATCGGCGACCTGCCGCTGCCGATCCAGGTCAAATTACTCGCCGCCCTGGAAAACCATGAAGTCACCCGCGTCGGCGCCCAGCAGCCGAGCCCGGTGGACGTGCGTCTGGTGGCCGCCACCAGCATCGACCTGGCGCAGGCCGTGGCCGCCGGCAAATTTCATGAGCGACTGTTTCACTACCTGAGCGAAGGCCGGTTGGACCTACCCGCATTGCGCGAGCGGGTGGGCGATATTCTGTCGTTGGCCGAGTACTTCCTGGGCATCTACAGTCAGCGTCTTGACCTGCCGGTGCCGCTGATCAGCGAGGCCGCCCAGCGCGTGCTGGAACGCCACAGCTGGCCGGGAAATACCCGTGAGCTGGAAAACGTTATTCACTTTGCGCTCCTGGTGAGCAGCGGCGACGAAATTCTGCCAGAGCACCTGAACCTGCCGGCGGCGGGTTCGCCGCTGGAACAGGTGCGGAGGATTTACGCCCAGGCCAGCCCGGCCGAGCAGGAAACGTTGCGCCGATTCCTACATGAACAAAATGGAATATCAACGTGA
- a CDS encoding alpha/beta hydrolase, whose translation MHSESIRYLIVPGWQGSPDNHWQSHWQHSLPNSARVEQADWLTPRREDWVAALAEAIAADSTPVILIAHSLGCITVAHWAATAPVQFLRQVRGALLVAPADVERPACSPALRNFAPIPTDLLPFPSQVVSSDNDSAVSAPRALELARNWGAEAGILSGAGHINVKSGHQRWEQGFAYLYRLQSRLEQHARRTA comes from the coding sequence ATGCACAGCGAGTCGATTCGTTATCTGATCGTGCCGGGCTGGCAAGGATCGCCGGACAATCATTGGCAAAGTCATTGGCAACACAGCCTGCCCAACAGCGCGCGTGTGGAGCAGGCCGATTGGCTGACGCCGCGACGTGAAGACTGGGTTGCCGCGCTGGCCGAGGCGATCGCCGCCGACAGCACGCCGGTGATTCTCATCGCCCATAGCCTGGGCTGCATCACCGTGGCCCATTGGGCGGCCACCGCACCCGTGCAGTTCCTGCGGCAGGTGCGCGGCGCCTTGCTGGTGGCGCCGGCGGATGTGGAGCGTCCGGCCTGCTCGCCGGCCTTGCGCAATTTCGCGCCGATCCCCACCGACCTGTTGCCGTTCCCGAGCCAGGTGGTCAGTTCCGACAACGACAGCGCCGTCAGCGCCCCTCGGGCCCTGGAGTTGGCGCGCAACTGGGGGGCCGAAGCCGGCATTCTTTCGGGGGCAGGGCATATCAACGTGAAGTCCGGTCATCAGCGCTGGGAGCAAGGCTTCGCCTACCTCTATCGCCTGCAAAGCCGCCTCGAGCAGCACGCCCGGCGCACCGCCTGA
- a CDS encoding LysR family transcriptional regulator: MFDPVLLRSFVAVVDCGNFTRAAERLHLTQSTVSQQIRRLEDAVTCQLLDRDQRRVVATTEGERLLAYARRILALHEEAAEVLISQQSDGVLRLGVPEDFAAERLMPLLSSFVQAYPRVRLEVTSGLGPELQRQYRAGEFDVLLVKQMGDSADCLASWPEPLCWVDSRTTPSVGRDPLPLVAFPVGGLYRNEMLQHLEVGGWRWRIGYSSASLASVCSAVAAGLGVSLLPRRVVQPGHVELGPDSGLPEVQGVRLALYARHGLSAAGQCLQAQLFDLCAK, encoded by the coding sequence ATGTTCGACCCCGTGTTATTGCGCAGCTTTGTCGCCGTGGTGGACTGCGGCAATTTCACTCGCGCCGCCGAGCGCCTGCACCTGACCCAGTCCACTGTGAGCCAGCAGATCCGCCGTCTGGAGGACGCGGTGACGTGTCAGTTGCTCGACCGCGACCAGCGCCGCGTGGTCGCCACCACCGAAGGCGAGCGCTTGCTGGCATACGCCAGGCGCATCCTGGCGCTGCATGAAGAGGCCGCTGAAGTGCTGATCAGCCAACAGAGCGACGGCGTGCTGCGCCTGGGGGTGCCGGAAGATTTTGCCGCCGAGCGCCTGATGCCGCTGTTGTCGTCATTCGTGCAGGCTTATCCACGGGTGCGTCTGGAGGTCACCAGTGGTTTGGGCCCCGAGTTGCAACGTCAATACCGGGCCGGCGAATTCGATGTGCTGCTGGTCAAGCAAATGGGCGACAGCGCCGACTGCCTGGCCTCGTGGCCCGAGCCGCTGTGCTGGGTGGACAGCCGCACCACACCATCCGTGGGGCGCGACCCGTTGCCGTTGGTGGCCTTCCCGGTGGGCGGCCTGTACCGCAATGAAATGCTGCAGCACCTGGAAGTGGGCGGCTGGCGCTGGCGTATCGGTTACTCAAGCGCGAGTTTGGCCAGCGTGTGTTCGGCGGTGGCGGCTGGGCTGGGGGTGAGCCTGTTGCCGCGCCGGGTGGTGCAGCCAGGGCATGTGGAATTGGGGCCTGACAGCGGTCTGCCCGAAGTGCAAGGCGTGCGCCTGGCGTTGTATGCCCGCCATGGCCTGAGTGCGGCGGGGCAGTGCTTACAGGCTCAGTTGTTCGATTTGTGCGCGAAGTGA
- a CDS encoding CynX/NimT family MFS transporter — MTLNKSLAGWGLLLVLGLNLRPILSSISPLLGEIRHATGLSFQSSALLTSLPVVCMGLVALIGVRVEARLGERRGIALGLMMILLACLARWLMGQASALLVTALLGGAGVALIQALVPAMIKREFRHRVPVAMGVYSASLMAGGGLAALLSPVVATHFAQWQAGLGIWLLPALGALLLWAWLPLGAARNPQVAPALKGLRNRRAWLLALYFGLVNCGYMSLVAWLPAYYQQLGWGVLPSGSLLAYMTIFQVIAALLMPVLAQRGVDRRPLLVISLLAQTVGYLGLIFAPLDYPHLWVALCGFGLGACFALSLLLTLDHHRDPRHAGQLAAFVQGVGFLINAISPWMTGWLRQLTGDFVSAWWVLTATVLAMLVVTRVFSPASYRVEPDVVAPGQRFTH; from the coding sequence ATGACATTGAATAAATCCCTCGCCGGCTGGGGACTATTGCTGGTGCTGGGCCTGAACCTGCGGCCGATCCTCAGCTCCATCAGCCCGCTACTGGGCGAAATCCGCCACGCCACCGGTTTGAGTTTCCAGAGCAGCGCCCTGCTGACCAGCCTGCCGGTAGTGTGCATGGGCCTGGTGGCGCTGATCGGCGTGCGGGTGGAAGCACGCCTGGGCGAGCGGCGTGGCATCGCCCTGGGGCTGATGATGATCCTGCTGGCCTGCCTGGCGCGTTGGTTGATGGGGCAGGCGTCGGCGCTGCTGGTCACGGCATTGCTCGGCGGGGCTGGCGTGGCGCTGATCCAGGCGCTGGTACCAGCGATGATCAAGCGCGAGTTTCGTCATCGCGTGCCGGTGGCGATGGGGGTGTATTCGGCTTCATTGATGGCCGGTGGCGGGCTGGCGGCATTGCTCAGCCCGGTAGTGGCTACGCACTTTGCTCAGTGGCAGGCGGGGCTCGGGATCTGGCTGTTGCCGGCACTCGGCGCGTTGCTGCTGTGGGCCTGGCTGCCGTTGGGCGCGGCGCGCAACCCGCAGGTGGCGCCCGCATTGAAGGGCCTGCGCAATCGGCGTGCGTGGTTATTGGCGTTGTATTTCGGCCTGGTGAACTGCGGCTACATGAGCCTGGTGGCCTGGCTGCCGGCTTATTACCAGCAACTGGGCTGGGGCGTGCTGCCCAGCGGCTCGCTGCTGGCGTACATGACCATTTTCCAAGTGATCGCCGCGCTGCTGATGCCGGTGCTGGCACAACGCGGTGTCGACCGTCGTCCGTTGCTGGTCATCAGCCTGTTGGCACAAACCGTGGGTTACCTCGGACTGATCTTCGCGCCGTTGGACTACCCCCACCTGTGGGTGGCCTTGTGCGGCTTCGGCCTGGGCGCCTGCTTTGCCCTGAGCCTGCTGCTGACCCTCGACCACCACCGCGACCCTCGCCATGCCGGGCAACTGGCGGCCTTTGTGCAAGGCGTGGGCTTTTTGATCAACGCCATTTCACCGTGGATGACCGGTTGGCTGCGCCAGCTCACCGGCGACTTCGTCAGCGCCTGGTGGGTGCTGACCGCCACGGTGCTGGCGATGCTGGTGGTGACGCGGGTGTTCAGCCCGGCGAGCTATCGCGTCGAACCGGACGTCGTGGCGCCGGGTCAGCGCTTTACACACTAG
- a CDS encoding HIT family protein, translating into MDCIFCNIARGTAPAHLLWEDQSHMAFLSIFPNTPGFSVVIPKAHYGSYGFAQSDEVLCELVVAAKKTARLIDQALAGVARTGMILEGYGVDHLHAKLFPMHGTGEDSAFKKISSRMDKFFDRYEGYLSSHDCARADDSALAELAAHIRAVND; encoded by the coding sequence ATGGACTGTATCTTCTGCAACATCGCTCGCGGCACCGCCCCTGCCCACTTGTTATGGGAAGACCAGAGCCACATGGCTTTCCTCTCCATCTTCCCCAACACCCCAGGGTTCAGTGTGGTGATTCCCAAGGCTCATTACGGCAGCTATGGGTTTGCCCAGTCGGACGAGGTGCTGTGCGAATTGGTGGTTGCGGCCAAGAAGACCGCACGGCTGATTGACCAGGCGCTTGCGGGTGTGGCGAGGACCGGCATGATTCTGGAGGGTTACGGCGTCGATCATTTGCACGCCAAGCTGTTCCCGATGCACGGAACGGGCGAAGACAGCGCATTCAAAAAAATCAGCTCTCGCATGGATAAGTTTTTTGATCGCTATGAGGGCTATCTCTCGTCCCATGACTGCGCCAGGGCCGACGATTCGGCGTTGGCCGAGTTGGCCGCGCATATCCGTGCCGTCAACGACTGA
- a CDS encoding fatty acid desaturase, whose amino-acid sequence MDGTSASPQSLNAQQRSAHIREVVLAEGVRLRQQHPWLQHQDALGAGILAFALLGMLGSAALYISGHMAWWVCLLLNAFFASLTHELEHDLIHSMYFRKQRVPHNLMMGLVWLARPSTINPWIRRHLHLNHHKVSGTEADMEERAITNGEPWGLARLLMVGDNVMSAFIRMLRAKTWSHKFKILKRALLVYAPLALLHWGAWYVFLGFHAANGIASLLGVPIAWSEGTLQMMHVIDIAAVVIIGPNVLRTFCLHFVSSNMHYYGDVEPGNVIQQTQVLNPWWMWPLQAFCFNFGSTHGIHHFVVKEPFYIRQMTAKVAHKVMAEMGVRFNDLGTFARANRLEPMAAANAGLKPAETALR is encoded by the coding sequence ATGGACGGTACTTCTGCAAGTCCCCAATCGCTGAATGCACAACAACGTTCGGCGCACATTCGCGAAGTCGTACTCGCCGAAGGCGTGCGCCTGCGCCAGCAACACCCGTGGCTGCAGCATCAGGACGCTCTGGGTGCCGGCATCCTGGCCTTTGCGCTGTTGGGCATGCTTGGCTCGGCGGCGCTGTACATCAGCGGGCATATGGCCTGGTGGGTGTGCCTGCTGCTCAACGCATTTTTCGCTTCACTGACCCACGAGCTGGAACACGACCTGATCCACAGCATGTACTTTCGCAAGCAGCGTGTGCCGCACAACCTGATGATGGGCCTGGTATGGCTGGCGCGGCCGAGCACCATCAACCCGTGGATCCGTCGCCACCTGCACCTGAACCATCACAAGGTCTCCGGCACCGAGGCCGACATGGAGGAGCGCGCAATCACCAACGGCGAGCCGTGGGGCCTGGCGCGCTTGTTGATGGTGGGCGATAACGTGATGTCGGCCTTTATCCGCATGCTGCGGGCCAAGACCTGGAGCCATAAATTCAAGATTCTCAAGCGCGCGCTGCTGGTTTATGCGCCGCTGGCGCTGCTGCATTGGGGCGCGTGGTACGTGTTTCTAGGGTTCCACGCCGCCAACGGCATCGCCAGCCTGCTCGGCGTGCCCATCGCCTGGTCGGAAGGCACTTTGCAGATGATGCACGTGATCGATATCGCCGCCGTGGTGATCATTGGGCCCAATGTACTGCGCACGTTCTGCCTGCACTTTGTCAGCTCCAACATGCACTACTACGGCGATGTGGAACCGGGCAATGTGATCCAGCAGACCCAGGTGCTGAACCCGTGGTGGATGTGGCCGTTGCAGGCGTTCTGCTTCAACTTCGGCAGCACCCACGGGATTCATCATTTTGTGGTAAAGGAACCGTTCTATATCCGCCAGATGACGGCCAAGGTGGCGCATAAAGTGATGGCTGAAATGGGGGTGCGCTTTAATGATTTGGGCACGTTTGCGCGGGCCAATCGGCTGGAGCCCATGGCGGCAGCCAATGCTGGCCTCAAGCCGGCGGAAACGGCGCTGCGCTGA
- a CDS encoding AraC family transcriptional regulator, with protein MTEPTSLASWTRALRKQLDALGLDSAALCREAGLDPQLMDDPNARYPLSATTRLWELAVHVSGDPAIGLRVSRFVSPTTFHALGYALVASGSLREVFERIVRYHQVVSDALTLELSRDGERYRFRLLQPPGNPAPAFEAIDAFAAIYVRTCRNRLGRDYAPLAVYLRRPPPADPTPWHTVFRAPVLFAADEDRLEFAARDFDSHLDDANPELAEHNEAVLKRTLAQLQPLTWERKVRAAIEAQLPDGEPSAERVAQALHLSLRSLQRHLADEGCRFDALLNQCRQNLALLHLRDPHCSLAEISHLLGFADTSSFNRAFKRWTGMTPGQFREGLG; from the coding sequence ATGACCGAACCCACCTCCCTCGCCAGCTGGACCCGCGCCCTGCGCAAACAGCTCGATGCCCTGGGCCTGGACAGCGCCGCGCTGTGCCGCGAGGCCGGGCTCGATCCGCAGTTGATGGACGACCCCAACGCGCGCTACCCGCTGTCGGCCACCACGCGCCTGTGGGAACTGGCGGTGCACGTCAGCGGCGATCCGGCGATCGGTTTGCGGGTGTCGCGGTTTGTCAGCCCCACCACGTTTCACGCGCTGGGCTATGCGCTGGTCGCCAGCGGCAGTTTGCGCGAGGTATTCGAACGCATCGTGCGTTACCACCAGGTGGTCAGCGATGCATTGACCCTGGAGTTGAGCCGCGACGGCGAGCGCTACCGGTTTCGCCTGCTGCAACCGCCAGGCAACCCGGCGCCGGCGTTCGAGGCGATCGATGCGTTCGCGGCGATTTACGTGCGCACCTGCCGCAATCGCCTGGGGCGCGATTACGCGCCGTTGGCTGTGTATCTGCGTCGCCCGCCACCGGCCGACCCGACGCCATGGCACACCGTGTTCCGTGCGCCGGTATTGTTCGCCGCCGACGAAGACCGCCTGGAGTTCGCCGCGCGCGACTTCGACAGTCACTTGGACGACGCCAACCCGGAGCTGGCCGAACACAACGAAGCCGTGCTCAAACGCACCCTCGCGCAGCTGCAACCGCTGACTTGGGAGCGCAAGGTGCGTGCGGCCATCGAAGCGCAATTACCCGACGGCGAGCCCAGCGCCGAACGCGTTGCCCAGGCCCTGCACCTGAGCCTGCGCAGCCTGCAACGGCATCTGGCGGACGAAGGCTGTCGGTTCGACGCGTTGCTCAATCAATGCCGGCAGAACCTGGCGTTACTGCACCTGCGTGATCCGCACTGTTCGTTGGCCGAGATCAGCCACCTGTTGGGGTTTGCCGATACCAGCAGCTTCAACCGTGCGTTCAAGCGCTGGACGGGGATGACGCCGGGGCAGTTCAGAGAAGGCTTGGGTTAG
- a CDS encoding response regulator transcription factor yields MQVLLVEDQPQLAQRMAQGLSEAGFAVEVAANGMAAQRFVESCVYDLVILDVMLPGLNAWKLQQAIRQRGDTPLLFLTTPGGIEDRLRGLELHEDDYLLKPFDDKALVARVKKLLRRERGR; encoded by the coding sequence ATGCAGGTGTTGTTAGTGGAAGACCAGCCGCAGCTGGCGCAACGCATGGCCCAGGGCTTGAGCGAGGCGGGTTTCGCCGTGGAAGTCGCGGCCAATGGCATGGCCGCGCAGCGCTTTGTGGAAAGCTGCGTGTACGACCTGGTGATCCTGGACGTGATGTTGCCGGGCCTGAATGCGTGGAAGCTGCAGCAGGCGATCCGTCAGCGAGGCGACACGCCGTTGTTGTTCCTGACCACGCCGGGCGGGATCGAAGACCGTCTGCGCGGTTTGGAGCTGCATGAGGATGACTACCTGCTCAAACCGTTTGATGACAAGGCACTGGTCGCGCGAGTCAAGAAACTGCTGCGGCGCGAACGTGGGCGCTAA
- a CDS encoding GlcG/HbpS family heme-binding protein produces MYRTALFLSLALTSAAQAAPQLPRHADLDLRTARQLADASLAHCNAALTVLDRGGNPLLALRADGVGPHNSLASQRKAYTALSSKTATRLFAERARNNPEAANLNTLPELLLLGGGVPLFADAELVGALGIAGAGGAAQDEACAVQAAEQLGLKTSL; encoded by the coding sequence ATGTATCGCACTGCTTTGTTTTTGAGCCTGGCGCTGACCAGCGCCGCCCAGGCCGCGCCGCAATTGCCGCGCCATGCCGATCTGGACCTGCGTACCGCGCGCCAATTGGCCGACGCCAGCCTGGCCCACTGCAACGCCGCGCTGACCGTGCTCGATCGCGGCGGCAACCCGTTGCTGGCCCTGCGCGCCGATGGGGTCGGGCCGCACAACAGCCTCGCCAGCCAGCGCAAGGCCTACACCGCGCTGTCGAGCAAGACCGCCACCCGGCTGTTTGCCGAGCGCGCCCGCAACAACCCGGAAGCGGCCAACCTTAACACCTTGCCTGAATTGCTGTTGCTCGGTGGCGGCGTGCCGTTGTTTGCCGACGCCGAACTGGTCGGCGCCCTGGGCATTGCCGGTGCCGGTGGCGCGGCGCAGGACGAAGCCTGTGCCGTCCAGGCCGCCGAGCAGCTGGGCCTGAAAACTTCCTTGTAA
- the uraH gene encoding hydroxyisourate hydrolase produces the protein MKTLSITLAALSLSGLCNLALADGNPLSVHVLNLENGLPSAGVSVTLEQQVGDHWQALSEGVTNQQGRIAELFPADRSMKPGEYRVVFKTGDYYKKANRETFFPEVPVIFQVKQADQHYHIPLLLSPYGFSTYRGS, from the coding sequence ATGAAAACCCTGAGCATTACCCTCGCCGCCCTCAGCCTGAGCGGCCTGTGCAACCTGGCCCTGGCCGACGGCAACCCGCTGAGCGTCCACGTCCTTAACCTGGAAAACGGCCTGCCGTCGGCGGGTGTGAGTGTGACCCTGGAGCAGCAGGTGGGCGATCACTGGCAAGCGCTGTCCGAGGGCGTGACCAACCAGCAGGGGCGCATTGCCGAACTGTTCCCCGCCGATCGCAGCATGAAACCCGGCGAGTACCGGGTGGTATTCAAGACCGGCGACTACTACAAGAAGGCCAACCGCGAGACCTTTTTCCCGGAAGTACCGGTGATTTTCCAGGTCAAGCAGGCCGACCAGCACTACCACATCCCGCTGCTGCTCAGCCCGTACGGGTTCTCCACGTACCGCGGCTCCTAG
- a CDS encoding Crp/Fnr family transcriptional regulator codes for MNPENWHRQLVTGHWFRHLPGDLQRSLLTAARLRTLAAGQWLFKRGDPPCGLYAVLDGAVRISAVNAQGKEAVLSLVETPYWFGEICLFDGLPRTHDALAMGPCTLLHVPQAAMLALLEHQPVYWREIALLMSHKLRLSLINIEQMSLMPASARLAHRLLMIAEGYGEIEQARRELQLPQEDLAAMLGLSRQTINSLLKSLEQQGIIGLSYGAIKVLDLPGLRHAAGASN; via the coding sequence ATGAACCCAGAGAACTGGCACCGCCAATTGGTCACCGGCCATTGGTTCAGGCACTTGCCGGGCGACCTGCAGCGCAGCCTGCTGACGGCCGCTCGCTTGCGTACGCTGGCGGCGGGGCAGTGGCTGTTCAAACGCGGCGATCCGCCCTGTGGCCTGTATGCGGTGCTCGACGGTGCGGTGCGCATCAGCGCGGTCAATGCCCAAGGCAAGGAAGCGGTGTTGAGCCTGGTGGAAACGCCCTACTGGTTCGGCGAGATTTGCCTGTTCGACGGCCTGCCGCGCACCCACGATGCGCTGGCGATGGGGCCGTGTACGTTGCTGCACGTGCCGCAGGCGGCGATGCTCGCGCTGCTTGAGCACCAGCCGGTGTATTGGCGGGAAATAGCCCTGCTGATGAGCCATAAACTGCGGCTGTCATTGATCAATATCGAACAGATGAGCCTGATGCCCGCGTCGGCGCGCCTGGCCCATCGGTTGCTGATGATTGCCGAAGGCTACGGTGAAATCGAGCAGGCGCGCCGCGAGCTGCAACTGCCCCAGGAAGACTTGGCGGCGATGTTGGGCCTGTCGCGCCAGACCATCAACAGCCTGCTCAAGAGCCTGGAGCAGCAGGGCATTATCGGCTTGAGTTATGGCGCGATCAAAGTGCTCGACCTGCCAGGCCTGCGGCACGCCGCAGGCGCCTCAAACTAG
- a CDS encoding DUF962 domain-containing protein: protein MKSLVDHLSQYAAYHRDPRNIASHFVGIPMIVVAVAVLLSRPEWTVGGLWLSPAVIVGLFSAWFYLRLELALGVLMTVLMGLSVWAGHALAAQSTMVWLSSGVGMFVVGWVIQFVGHYYEGKKPAFVDDVSGLIVGPLFVVAEVAFLLGLRHGLKQQIEERSGPMARRDDRSHAPRGNAAQDAPRPKA, encoded by the coding sequence ATGAAAAGCCTCGTCGACCACCTCAGTCAATACGCCGCCTACCACCGCGACCCGCGCAATATCGCCAGCCATTTTGTCGGCATCCCAATGATTGTGGTTGCCGTGGCCGTTCTGCTGTCGCGCCCGGAATGGACGGTGGGTGGGTTGTGGCTTTCACCGGCGGTGATCGTGGGGTTGTTTTCGGCGTGGTTTTACCTGCGCCTCGAGCTGGCCCTGGGCGTCTTGATGACGGTATTGATGGGCTTGTCGGTGTGGGCCGGGCATGCGTTGGCGGCGCAGAGCACGATGGTGTGGCTCAGCAGTGGGGTGGGGATGTTTGTGGTGGGTTGGGTGATTCAGTTTGTCGGGCATTACTACGAAGGCAAGAAACCGGCGTTTGTGGATGACGTGTCGGGGTTGATTGTGGGGCCGTTGTTTGTGGTGGCGGAGGTGGCGTTTTTGCTGGGGTTGCGGCATGGCTTGAAGCAACAGATCGAAGAGCGCTCGGGGCCAATGGCTCGCCGCGATGATCGTTCCCATGCTCCGCGTGGGAATGCAGCCCAGGACGCTCCGCGTCCCAAAGCGTGA
- a CDS encoding sulfate/molybdate ABC transporter ATP-binding protein, translating into MSIEVRNVSKNFNAFKALNSINLDIQSGELVALLGPSGCGKTTLLRIIAGLETPDDGSIVFHGEDVSGHDVRDRNVGFVFQHYALFRHMTVFDNVAFGLRMKPKNQRPSESQIAAKVHELLNMVQLDWLSDRYPEQLSGGQRQRIALARALAVEPKVLLLDEPFGALDAKVRKELRRWLARLHEDINLTSVFVTHDQEEAMEVADRIVVMNKGVIEQIGSPGDVSENPASDFVYHFLGDSNRLHLGEDRHVLFRPHEVSLSRHALEDHHAAEVRDIRPLGATTRVTLKVEGQPELIEAEVVKDHDSLTGLARGETLFFKPKVWQKT; encoded by the coding sequence ATGTCGATCGAAGTCCGTAATGTCAGCAAGAACTTCAACGCCTTCAAGGCCCTGAACAGCATCAATCTGGATATCCAGAGTGGCGAGCTGGTGGCGTTGCTCGGCCCTTCCGGCTGCGGCAAGACCACGTTGCTGCGCATCATCGCCGGCCTGGAAACGCCCGATGACGGCAGCATTGTGTTCCACGGCGAGGACGTGTCGGGCCACGACGTGCGTGATCGCAACGTCGGGTTTGTGTTTCAGCACTATGCGTTGTTTCGCCACATGACCGTGTTCGATAACGTCGCCTTCGGCCTGCGCATGAAGCCGAAAAACCAGCGGCCCAGCGAAAGTCAGATCGCGGCGAAGGTCCATGAGCTGCTGAACATGGTGCAACTGGACTGGCTGTCCGACCGCTACCCGGAACAACTCTCCGGCGGCCAACGCCAGCGCATCGCCCTGGCCCGCGCCCTGGCGGTGGAACCCAAGGTGCTGCTGCTGGACGAACCTTTCGGCGCCCTCGACGCCAAGGTGCGTAAAGAACTGCGCCGCTGGCTGGCGCGCCTGCATGAAGACATCAACCTCACGTCGGTTTTCGTGACCCACGATCAGGAAGAGGCCATGGAAGTCGCCGACCGCATCGTGGTGATGAACAAGGGCGTGATCGAACAGATCGGCTCACCGGGTGACGTCTCCGAGAACCCGGCCAGCGATTTTGTGTACCACTTCCTCGGCGACTCCAATCGCCTGCACCTGGGCGAAGACCGGCACGTGCTGTTCCGCCCTCATGAAGTGTCGCTGTCGCGCCATGCACTGGAAGACCACCACGCCGCCGAAGTGCGCGATATCCGCCCGCTGGGCGCGACCACGCGAGTGACGCTCAAGGTGGAGGGCCAGCCCGAACTGATCGAAGCCGAAGTGGTGAAAGACCACGACAGCCTGACCGGTTTGGCCCGTGGCGAAACCCTGTTCTTCAAGCCCAAGGTCTGGCAAAAAACCTGA